From the Brassica napus cultivar Da-Ae chromosome A8, Da-Ae, whole genome shotgun sequence genome, one window contains:
- the LOC106421710 gene encoding acetylserotonin O-methyltransferase, with amino-acid sequence MEECKRNLVDEEAKASLDIWRYVFGFADIAAAKCAIDLKIPEAIENHPSSQPMTLAELSSRVSASPSHLRRIMRFLVHQGIFKEVPIKDGLTTGYTNTPLSRRMMITKRDGKSLAPFVLFETSHEMLAPWLRLSSVVSSPVNGSHPPPFDAVHNKDVWALAEDNPCFSEMINEAMACDTRRVVPRVARACHDLFNGVATVVDVGGGNGEAVGILVKEFPWIKGFNFDLPHVIDVAQVLDGVENVGGDMFDSIPKCDAVFIKWVLHDWGDKDCIKILKNCKEAVPPNIGKVFIVESVIRENKKTMIVEERDEKLEHVRLMLDMVMMAHTSTGKERTLKEWDFVLNEAGFARYEVRDIDDVQCVIIAYRS; translated from the exons ATGGAAGAATGTAAAAGAAACTTAGTAGATGAAGAAGCCAAAGCTTCTCTAGACATATGGAGATATGTCTTTGGGTTTGCAGATATAGCAGCTGCAAAATGTGCCATCGATCTTAAGATTCCAGAAGCCATTGAAAACCATCCTTCCTCACAGCCCATGACACTAGCTGAGCTCTCCTCTAGAGTCTCTGCCTCTCCATCACATCTCCGCCGTATAATGAGGTTTCTTGTCCACCAAGGAATCTTCAAAGAAGTCCCCATAAAAGATGGTCTAACCACAGGCTACACTAACACGCCACTCTCTCGCCGCATGATGATCACAAAACGTGACGGCAAATCGCTAGCTCCTTTTGTTCTCTTCGAGACAAGTCACGAGATGCTAGCTCCGTGGTTAAGACTGAGCTCAGTTGTCTCTTCTCCGGTCAACGGTTCACATCCACCGCCGTTTGATGCTGTGCACAATAAGGACGTGTGGGCTTTAGCAGAGGATAATCCGTGCTTTAGCGAGATGATCAATGAGGCCATGGCTTGTGACACAAGACGCGTGGTACCACGTGTTGCCCGAGCTTGTCACGACTTGTTTAACGGCGTGGCTACGGTGGTGGATGTAGGAGGTGGTAACGGAGAGGCGGTGGGAATATTGGTGAAGGAGTTTCCTTGGATCAAAGGATTTAACTTTGATCTTCCTCATGTTATCGACGTTGCTCAAGTCTTGGATGGTGTTGAAAATGTTGGAGGCGATATGTTTGATTCTATTCCAAAGTGTGACGCCGTCTTCATCAAG TGGGTATTACATGATTGGGGAGACAAAGATTGCATAAAGATATTGAAGAATTGCAAAGAAGCGGTCCCACCAAatatcggaaaagtgtttatagtgGAATCTGTAATTAGAGAGAATAAAAAGACGATGATAGTGGAAGAAAGAGATGAAAAGTTAGAGCATGTCAGATTGATGCTTGACATGGTGATGATGGCTCACACAAGCACAGGCAAAGAAAGGACTTTGAAAGAGTGGGACTTTGTTCTTAACGAAGCTGGCTTTGCTCGATATGAAGTTAGAGACATTGATGATGTTCAGTGTGTTATCATCGCGTATCGGTCTTAA